The following proteins are encoded in a genomic region of Camarhynchus parvulus chromosome 4A, STF_HiC, whole genome shotgun sequence:
- the IL2RG gene encoding cytokine receptor common subunit gamma isoform X1, producing the protein MAAPGAFLVPVLLLLLCGPGPYPAAADSQPGVECVLFNEEYMNCTWGNKEMPTVNYSLFYWYKNTSDKAVECKHYLLHQGVRVGCYFKKNELIQFQTFHVLINASVGGKTLEIPSKHMELQDLVKPEAPVNLTIRNMSNNQLQLTWASPYPRNRCLEHAVKYKSNKDTSWTELSVNGDVFSLPSVDYEKSYTFYVRSKINKFCGRTQFWSEWSVPAIWGSNSTSKGTVEELYWFGIRTVLVPIASCLLLLVLVILLVRMERVWVILMPRIPNPSKNFDELFITHNGNFQEWTGVPKDVVESFKPNYSENICYVTELPPKDSHEPLWDSSNHAPPPMPGPPATSSEHSHYQNSYGRL; encoded by the exons ATGGCGGCTCCTGGCGCCTTCCTCGTgcctgtcctcctcctcctcctctgtgggCCGGGTCCCTACCCggctgctgctgacagccagcCAG GAGTGGAGTGTGTCCTCTTCAACGAGGAGTACATGAACTGCACGTGGGGGAACAAAGAGATGCCCACAGTCAACTACTCCCTCTTCTACTG GTACAAGAACACGTCTGACAAGGCGGTGGAGTGCAAGCACTACCTGCTGCACCAGGGTGTCAGGGTCGGCTGCTACTTCAAGAAGAACgagctcatccagttccagaCTTTCCATGTTCTCATCAATGCCAGCGTTGGAGGCAAGACCCTGGAGATCCCCAGCAAGCACATGGAGCTGCAGGACCTGG TGAAACCAGAGGCGCCTGTCAACCTGACCATCCGCAACATGAGCAACAACCAGCTGCAGCTGACCTGGGCCTCCCCCTACCCCAGAAACAGGTGCCTGGAGCACGCTGTCAAGTACAAGAGCAACAAGGACACCAGCTGGACG GAACTCTCGGTGAATGGAGATGTGTTCTCCTTACCCAGCGTGGACTATGAGAAGTCCTACACATTCTACGTGCGCAGCAAGATCAACAAATTCTGTGGCAGAACCCAGTTCTGGAGCGAGTGGAGCGTTCCTGCCATCTGGGGCAGCAACTCCACCAGCAAGG GCACGGTGGAGGAGCTGTACTGGTTTGGGATCCGCACGGTCTTGGTCCCCAttgcctcctgcctgctgctgctggtccttGTCATCCTGCTGGTGCGCATGGAGAG GGTATGGGTCATCCTGATGCCCCGAATTCCCAACCCCAGCAAGAATTTTGATGAGCTGTTCATCACCCACAACGGCAATTTCCAG gAATGGACTGGAGTCCCCAAAGATGTTGTGGAGAGCTTCAAGCCCAACTACAGCGAGAACATCTGCTATGTGACTGAGCTGCCACCCAAGGACAGCCACGAGCCCCTCTGGGACAGCAGCAACCATGCACCACCTCCAATGCCTGGGCCCCCAGCCACCTCCAGTGAGCACAGCCACTACCAGAACAGCTATGGGAGGCTGTGA
- the LOC115914922 gene encoding sestrin-3-like isoform X1 — MIVCPQSVEHPRGSRCQRLPGQVVKMSSSDPECPQFLFVKVLASRGRLEAVTQQMGYHPQYLDSFLKMQHYLMHMDGPLPFDCRHYIAIMAAARHQCRYLVNLHVLQFLRAGGDPQWLRGLEFIPPKLRNLNEINKILAHRPWLITKEHIEKLLKISEWSWSLAELVHAVVLLAHCHALASFVFGCGCEQDEGLGGRGSLKPLSLGNQCFCEATASNSYGQELLRINRKRSLDSCMELDSLRERMQRIHVETEGRDEMRLLQQDREEGLSPLADTDGEVTGATNLACYMQDPDFGYQDFARRDEDQTQVFRVQDYSWEDHGFSLVNRLYSDIGHLLDEKFRMVDGLQSSAMAKRQGCEPSVFKRGIWNYIHCMFGIRYDDYDYAEVNQLLERMLKVYIKTVTCYPEKTNSEMFDRFWKQFKHSEKVHVNLLILEARMQAELLYALQAITQYMIS, encoded by the exons ATGATCGTGTGTCCCCAGAGCGTGGAGCACCCCCGAGGAAGCCGATGCCAGCGGCTGCCGGGGCAG GTAGTGAAGATGTCCAGCAGCGACCCTGAGTGCCCCCAGTTCCTCTTTGTGAAGGTGCTGGCAAGCCGAGGGCGGCTGGAGGCGGTGACCCAGCAGATGGGATACCACCCCCAGTACCTGGACAGCTTCCTCAAGATGCAGCACTACCTGATGCACATGGACGGCCCTCTGCCCTTTGACTGCCGGCACTACATCGCCATCATg gcagcagcccGGCACCAGTGCCGCTACCTGGTGAACCTGCACGTGCTGCAGTTCCTGCGGGCAGGGGGGGACCCTCAGTGGCTGCGCGGCCTCGAATTCATCCCCCCCAAACTCCGCAACCTCAACGAGATCAACAAGATCCTGGCACACCGGCCGTGGCTCATCACCAAGGAGCACATTGAG aagctgctgaagaTCAGCGAGTGGAGCTGGtcactggcagagctggtgcaCGCCGTCGTCCTCCTGGCACACTGCCACGCACTTGCCAGCTTTGTCTTCGGCTGTGGCTGCGAGCAGGacgaggggctggggggccGAGGCTCACTGAAGCCACTGTCACTCGGGAACCAGTGCTTCTGTGAGGCCACTGCCAGCAACAGCTAcggccaggagctgctgcgcATCAACCGCAAGCGG TCCCTGGACTCCTGCATGGAGCTGGATTCCCTCCGGGAACGCATGCAGCGGATCCATGTGGAGACTGAGGGCAGGGATGAgatgaggctgctgcagcaggaccgAGAGGAAG ggctctccCCTCTTGCAGACACTGATGGGGAAGTCACCGGTGCCACCAACCTTGCATGCTACATGCAGGACCCTGACTTCGGATACCAAGACTTTGCCCGGCGTGACGAGGATCAGACGCAGGTGTTCAGAGTCCAG GATTACTCCTGGGAAGACCATGGCTTCTCACTGGTCAACCGGCTGTACTCTGACATTGGGCATCTGCTGGATGAGAAGTTTAGGATGGTGGATGGTCTGCAGAGCAGTGCCATGGCCAAGCGGCAGGGCTGTGAACCCTCTGTTTTCAAGCGGGGCATCTGGAACTACATCCACTGCATGTTTGGCATTAG GTACGATGATTATGACTATGCAGAAGTGAATCAGCTCCTGGAGCGAATGCTCAAAGTTTACATTAAAACTGTAACCTGCTACCCAGAGAAGACAAACTCAGAAATGTTTGACAGGTTCTGGAAGCAGTTCAAGCACAGTGAAAAG GTCCACGTGAACCTGCTGATCCTGGAAGCCCggatgcaggcagagctgctgtacGCGTTGCAGGCCATCACCCAGTACATGATCTCCTaa
- the IL2RG gene encoding cytokine receptor common subunit gamma isoform X2, whose product MNCTWGNKEMPTVNYSLFYWYKNTSDKAVECKHYLLHQGVRVGCYFKKNELIQFQTFHVLINASVGGKTLEIPSKHMELQDLVKPEAPVNLTIRNMSNNQLQLTWASPYPRNRCLEHAVKYKSNKDTSWTELSVNGDVFSLPSVDYEKSYTFYVRSKINKFCGRTQFWSEWSVPAIWGSNSTSKGTVEELYWFGIRTVLVPIASCLLLLVLVILLVRMERVWVILMPRIPNPSKNFDELFITHNGNFQEWTGVPKDVVESFKPNYSENICYVTELPPKDSHEPLWDSSNHAPPPMPGPPATSSEHSHYQNSYGRL is encoded by the exons ATGAACTGCACGTGGGGGAACAAAGAGATGCCCACAGTCAACTACTCCCTCTTCTACTG GTACAAGAACACGTCTGACAAGGCGGTGGAGTGCAAGCACTACCTGCTGCACCAGGGTGTCAGGGTCGGCTGCTACTTCAAGAAGAACgagctcatccagttccagaCTTTCCATGTTCTCATCAATGCCAGCGTTGGAGGCAAGACCCTGGAGATCCCCAGCAAGCACATGGAGCTGCAGGACCTGG TGAAACCAGAGGCGCCTGTCAACCTGACCATCCGCAACATGAGCAACAACCAGCTGCAGCTGACCTGGGCCTCCCCCTACCCCAGAAACAGGTGCCTGGAGCACGCTGTCAAGTACAAGAGCAACAAGGACACCAGCTGGACG GAACTCTCGGTGAATGGAGATGTGTTCTCCTTACCCAGCGTGGACTATGAGAAGTCCTACACATTCTACGTGCGCAGCAAGATCAACAAATTCTGTGGCAGAACCCAGTTCTGGAGCGAGTGGAGCGTTCCTGCCATCTGGGGCAGCAACTCCACCAGCAAGG GCACGGTGGAGGAGCTGTACTGGTTTGGGATCCGCACGGTCTTGGTCCCCAttgcctcctgcctgctgctgctggtccttGTCATCCTGCTGGTGCGCATGGAGAG GGTATGGGTCATCCTGATGCCCCGAATTCCCAACCCCAGCAAGAATTTTGATGAGCTGTTCATCACCCACAACGGCAATTTCCAG gAATGGACTGGAGTCCCCAAAGATGTTGTGGAGAGCTTCAAGCCCAACTACAGCGAGAACATCTGCTATGTGACTGAGCTGCCACCCAAGGACAGCCACGAGCCCCTCTGGGACAGCAGCAACCATGCACCACCTCCAATGCCTGGGCCCCCAGCCACCTCCAGTGAGCACAGCCACTACCAGAACAGCTATGGGAGGCTGTGA
- the LOC115914922 gene encoding sestrin-3-like isoform X2: MIVCPQSVEHPRGSRCQRLPGQVVKMSSSDPECPQFLFVKVLASRGRLEAVTQQMGYHPQYLDSFLKMQHYLMHMDGPLPFDCRHYIAIMAAARHQCRYLVNLHVLQFLRAGGDPQWLRGLEFIPPKLRNLNEINKILAHRPWLITKEHIEKLLKISEWSWSLAELVHAVVLLAHCHALASFVFGCGCEQDEGLGGRGSLKPLSLGNQCFCEATASNSYGQELLRINRKRSLDSCMELDSLRERMQRIHVETEGRDEMRLLQQDREEDTDGEVTGATNLACYMQDPDFGYQDFARRDEDQTQVFRVQDYSWEDHGFSLVNRLYSDIGHLLDEKFRMVDGLQSSAMAKRQGCEPSVFKRGIWNYIHCMFGIRYDDYDYAEVNQLLERMLKVYIKTVTCYPEKTNSEMFDRFWKQFKHSEKVHVNLLILEARMQAELLYALQAITQYMIS; encoded by the exons ATGATCGTGTGTCCCCAGAGCGTGGAGCACCCCCGAGGAAGCCGATGCCAGCGGCTGCCGGGGCAG GTAGTGAAGATGTCCAGCAGCGACCCTGAGTGCCCCCAGTTCCTCTTTGTGAAGGTGCTGGCAAGCCGAGGGCGGCTGGAGGCGGTGACCCAGCAGATGGGATACCACCCCCAGTACCTGGACAGCTTCCTCAAGATGCAGCACTACCTGATGCACATGGACGGCCCTCTGCCCTTTGACTGCCGGCACTACATCGCCATCATg gcagcagcccGGCACCAGTGCCGCTACCTGGTGAACCTGCACGTGCTGCAGTTCCTGCGGGCAGGGGGGGACCCTCAGTGGCTGCGCGGCCTCGAATTCATCCCCCCCAAACTCCGCAACCTCAACGAGATCAACAAGATCCTGGCACACCGGCCGTGGCTCATCACCAAGGAGCACATTGAG aagctgctgaagaTCAGCGAGTGGAGCTGGtcactggcagagctggtgcaCGCCGTCGTCCTCCTGGCACACTGCCACGCACTTGCCAGCTTTGTCTTCGGCTGTGGCTGCGAGCAGGacgaggggctggggggccGAGGCTCACTGAAGCCACTGTCACTCGGGAACCAGTGCTTCTGTGAGGCCACTGCCAGCAACAGCTAcggccaggagctgctgcgcATCAACCGCAAGCGG TCCCTGGACTCCTGCATGGAGCTGGATTCCCTCCGGGAACGCATGCAGCGGATCCATGTGGAGACTGAGGGCAGGGATGAgatgaggctgctgcagcaggaccgAGAGGAAG ACACTGATGGGGAAGTCACCGGTGCCACCAACCTTGCATGCTACATGCAGGACCCTGACTTCGGATACCAAGACTTTGCCCGGCGTGACGAGGATCAGACGCAGGTGTTCAGAGTCCAG GATTACTCCTGGGAAGACCATGGCTTCTCACTGGTCAACCGGCTGTACTCTGACATTGGGCATCTGCTGGATGAGAAGTTTAGGATGGTGGATGGTCTGCAGAGCAGTGCCATGGCCAAGCGGCAGGGCTGTGAACCCTCTGTTTTCAAGCGGGGCATCTGGAACTACATCCACTGCATGTTTGGCATTAG GTACGATGATTATGACTATGCAGAAGTGAATCAGCTCCTGGAGCGAATGCTCAAAGTTTACATTAAAACTGTAACCTGCTACCCAGAGAAGACAAACTCAGAAATGTTTGACAGGTTCTGGAAGCAGTTCAAGCACAGTGAAAAG GTCCACGTGAACCTGCTGATCCTGGAAGCCCggatgcaggcagagctgctgtacGCGTTGCAGGCCATCACCCAGTACATGATCTCCTaa